A single Thermodesulfobacteriota bacterium DNA region contains:
- a CDS encoding CsbD family protein, protein MKSSTKDQAEGTFHQMKGKIKEVAGKLSDNPKLEAEGTGEKMAGKVQEKIGQVKKVLGK, encoded by the coding sequence ATGAAATCCAGCACGAAGGACCAGGCGGAAGGCACGTTTCACCAAATGAAGGGTAAGATCAAGGAGGTCGCCGGGAAGCTAAGCGACAATCCAAAGTTGGAAGCCGAAGGTACCGGTGAGAAGATGGCCGGCAAAGTTCAGGAAAAGATCGGCCAGGTCAAGAAGGTTTTGGGGAAGTAG